Sequence from the Sanguibacter keddieii DSM 10542 genome:
GCAGCACCGTGACACGCATGCACCCCTACGCGGGCATCTCGCCCCAGCTCGCCGACGTCGACGGAGGCACCACCTACTCGACCACCTTCGAGTGGTTCCCCGTCACCGCCGACGACTCGTGGCTGTTCCAGGTGGACACGGAAGGCCTGGAGGAGGTGACGATCAACGACTTCTACACGACGTCGCAGTACTTCGCGACGTACTGACACGGCTGGCACAGCCCTGCTGGCACAGCCCTGCTGGCACGACAGAGCCCACCGGCCCTCGAGGTATCTCCCTCGGGCCCGGTGGGCTCTGTCTGTCTTACGTCTGTCGCGCTGCGCTCAGGCGGTCTTGCCGTCCTCGAAGGTCAGCGAGATCGAGTTCATGCAGAACCGCTCGCCCGTGGGGGTCTGCGGCGCGTCGTCGAACACGTGCCCCAGGTGCGAGCCGCAGCGGGCGCAGCGCACCTCGGTGCGGACCATCCCGAGGGTGCGGTCCTCGATGAGCTCGACGGCGTCGGAGTCCTGCGGCGCGAAGAAGCTCGGCCACCCGCAGTGGGCGTCGAACTTGGTGTCTGAGCGGAACAGCTCGGCGCTGCACGCACGACAGCGGAACACACCCTCGCGGTTCTCGTGCAGCAGCTCACCGGTCCCGGGGCGCTCGGTGCCGGCCTGGCGCAGCACCTGGTACTCCTCGGGGCTCAGCTCGTCACGCCACTGCTCGTCGGTCTTGGTCACTTCATAGGACATGGGTCCACCTCCGCACGGATCAACTGCTCACCAGCCTGCGGCATTCCCGCGGGCGCCGCGACCTGGTCCGGGAACCGGGCCAAGACTCGTGGGTCAGAGTCAGGTGCGACGGAGACCGTCGAGCAGGAGGTCGGCTGCGGCGTGGAGTGCCGCGGGCGGCACTCCGTCGAGCAGCTGTGTGGAGACCCCCAGCACGAAGGAGTGCACGAGGACCGCTGACACCTCCACGTCGATGTCGGCGCGGACGCTGCCACCGTCGCGACCTCGACGCAGGCACGCCTCGACACCAGCCCGGTCCTGCGCTCGTCGAGCCGCGACGGCGCGGCGCGCGGCGACGTCGTCGTCTCCGCCTGCTCCGACGGTCGCCGAGAGCGTGACGAGGCACCCGCCCGGGTGCGCCGGGTCGGACTGCATCTCGACCGTCCCGTGGAGCATCTGGCCGAGGGCGTCGAGCGGGTCGAGGGTCGGGTCGCCGACGAGGTCGCTGACCCGCCCCGGTCCGGCGACGTAGTGCTGGACCGCGCGTTCGAACAGCCCCTCCTTCGACCCGAAGGCGCCGTAGAGGCTCGCGGCGGACAGACCCGTCGCCGCCCGCAGCTGGGCGATCGAGGACGCCTCGTACCCGTGGCGCCAGAACACCTGCATCGCAGCGTCGAGCACGTCGTGCTCGTCGAAGGTCCTCGGTCGTCCCTGCCGTGCCATCTCAGTCCTCTCGGATCGCTGCGCGTTCTTTCGGATCGCTCGTTCCAGTTTGACACACCAGAGTCGTCTCCTCACTATGGGAACGTTCATTCCATAAATCGAGAAGAGTCGACGTGACCGCCCCTGCACCTGAGCCCGCAACCTACCGACAGCCGGAGGTCGAGCACCGCCTCCCGGTCCTCGCCCTCGCCCTGATGGCCCTCAGCGGGTTCATCATCATTGTGACCGAGACCCTCCCGGCAGGCCTCCTCCCCCAGCTCGCAGAAGACTTCGAGGTCAGCGACGGCACCGCCGGCCAGCTCATCACCACGTACGCGCTCGGCACAGTGGTCGCCGCGATCCCGACGATCGCGATGACGCGCGGAGCGCCCCGCAAGCCTCTGCTCGTCGTGGGGATGCTCGGCTTCCTCGTGTCCAACACGCTCACAGCCCTCGCCCCGACGCTCGCGCTCGCCCTCGCCGTGCGCTTCGTCGCCGGGGCGTTCTCCGGCCTGGTCTGGGGCATGCTCGCCGGCTACGCACGCCGCGTCGCCGCCCCCGAGCACGCGGGCCGCGCCGTCGCGATCGCGATGGCGGGCACCCCGGTCGCCCTCTCGGTCGGGACACCGCTCGGCGCGTGGCTCGGCTCTGCCGTCGGCTGGCGGTGGTCCTTCGCCGCCGTGTCGGCGCTCACCGTGGTCGTCGTCCTGCTGGTGCTCGCGCACGTCCCGGACGCCCCGGGACAGCGGGCAGGGTCTCGGCTCCCGCTCGGCCGTGTGCTCGTGATCCCCGGTGTGGCCGTGGTCCTCGGCGTGGTGTTCACCTGGATGCTCGCGCACAACCTGCTCTACTCGTACATCGCCCCGTACCTCGAGGGAGCGGGCGTCGGGCTCCGCCCCGACCTCGTCCTGCTCGTCTTCGGCGTCTCCGCGCTCGTCGGCATCGGGGTCACGGGGAGCCTCGTCGACCGGGCGCTCCGTGGGCTCGCCCTCGCGAGCACCGCGACCTTCGTCGTCGCCGGTGCGCTGCTGCTCGCCCTCCCCGGCTCGCCGCTGGCGACGGTCGTCGCCGTCGTCCTGTGGGGTGTCGCGTTCGGCGGGTCCGCGACCCAGCTGCAGACCGCCGTGGGGGACGCAGCCGGTGAGAGCGTCGACGTGGCCAACGCGATGCTCACGACCGCCTTCAACCTGGCGATCTTCGGTGGCGGAGCGCTCGGTGCGCTCCTCGTCGACGGCAGGGGACCCGCGGCGCTGCCCGTCGCGATGGTCGGGTTGTCCGCGGTCGCCCTGCTCGTCGTCGCCCTCGGCAGGACGCACGCCTTCCCGCGACGCTAGAGCACCCTGCCCCCAGACAGGCACGAGGCCCGTCGGTCGTGACCGACGGGCCTCGTGCTGCGCAGCCTCAGGCCGCGTCGTGCTGTGGTGGGACGCGTCCGCTCGCGCTGGGCTCAGCCCTGCGCGCGACGGCGTCCGCGGGAAGCGCCGGAGCGGCCGCCACCGGTCGACGCGCCGCTGCCGGCTGCCGCCTGCTGGCCACCACCGGAGGAGCGACGCCCGGACCCGCTGCCGCCACCGGCGGAGGGGGTGCTCGTGGAGTAGGTGGTCACGCCACGGCTCGAGCCGCCGCGTCCGCCGCCTGCCGACGCACCGCCGCGGGAGGACCCGCCGCGCGCGCCGCCACGGGCCTCGCCCGAGCCGCCGGCCGAGGAGCCGCCGCGACCGGAGCGGCCACGGCCTCCGCCGCCACCACCCTGGCGCTGCTGCGGCTGCTCCTGCACGGGAGCCGGGGTCACGTAGTCGGCGACCTCGCCGATCAGGTCGGTCACGAGCGCGTCGCCCGGGACGACCTTGCGGGGCTGGGCGTTGATCTTCGCCTGGCGGGTGAGGTCGCGGACGTCCCCACGCTGCTCGGGGAGCATGATCGTCACGACGTCGCCGCCGGAGCCCGCACGGGCGGTACGGCCCGAGCGGTGCGTGTACGCCTTGTGCTCGGCGGGCGGGTCCACGTGCACCACGAGGCTGACCTCGTCGACGTGGATGCCGCGGGCCGCGATGTCCGTCGCGACGAGCACCTTGACGGCGCCGCTCGAGAACGCCTCGAGGTTGCGCTCGCGCGCACCCTGGCCGAGGTTGCCGTGCAGGTCGACGGCGGGGATGCCGTCGGCCGTGAGCTGCTTGGCCAGCTTCTTGGCCTGGTGCTTGGTGCGCGTGAAGAGGACGCGCTTGTCCACACCGGAGGCGAGCTCACGGATGACGTCGCGCTTCGCGGCGGCGTCGGCCACCTCGAAGATGTGGTGGCTCATGGTCGAGACGTGCGAGTCCGCGCTGTCGACCGAGTGGCTCGTCGGGGCGTCCATGTAGCGCTTGACCAGCTGGTCCACACCGTTGTCGAGCGTCGCCGAGAACAGCAGGCGCTGCCCCTTGGAGGGGGTGCGGTCCATGATGCGCTTGACGCCGGGGAGGAACCCGAGGTCGGCCATGTGGTCGGCCTCGTCGAGGACGGTGATCTCGACGTCGTCGAGGGACAGCAGGCCCTGGCCGAGGAGGTCCTCGAGGCGGCCCGGGCAGGCGATGACGATGTCGACGCCCCCCTGGAGCGCGGTGACCTGACGGCTCTGCGCGACGCCACCGAAGATGGTGGTCGTCTTGAGGCCGAGGAGCTTGGCGAGCGGCTCCATGGTCGCGTTGATCTGGTTGGCGAGCTCACGCGTCGGGCACATTACGAGGCCGCGCGGGCGGGCCGGCCGACGACGTCCGCCGTCGGCCGCGAGGCGCGTGACGGTCGGGAGCGAGAACGCGAGGGTCTTGCCGGAGCCGGTGCGGCCGCGGCCGAGGACGTCGCGGCCCTCGAGGGTGTCGCCGAGCGTCGCCGACTGGATCGGGAACGGGGCGGCGATGCCGTTGTCGGCGAGGTAGCTGATGATCGGGGCCGGCAGCGCGAAGTCGTCGAACGACGTCGCGAGCGGGGCCGCCGGGGCCGCGGCCACGGGGGCTGCTGCGGCGGGAGTGCTGCTGGCCGGTGCGCCGGCAGGCCGCTGGCCTGAACGGTTCCGGGTACGGGAGGATGCGGGCGCGCCGGAGCGCTGGGAGTTCGTCAAGGGTTGCCTTATCTCTTGGCGCCGTCGGGCTGTTCCCTCGACGCTCGGTGCGCGTGATGTCGCGCTGCCTCCTCCCAGTCTCTCACGAGAGGGGCGTGGACTGTCTGGAGATCGTGTGATGTGACGAGCGACTCGCCTGGTCGGCCGGTACCCGTGTGGTCCAATGCTCGGGTGTCGATCCTCTCCGAGATCTGGTCCCGAGCGACCGAGCAGCTGCCCGCCCCCGACCAGAGCGTCGTGTGGGTCACCGCCGCCGTCGCCCTCGCGATCGTCTGCTTCCGCCCCACCTGGCGGCTGTCGCGGCACGTCGTGACCATCGCCCACGAGGGCGCGCACGCCGTGGCCGCGCTCGTCACCGGGCGCCGCCTCAGTGGCATCCGGCTGCACTCCGACACCTCGGGCCTCACCCTGTCATATGGCAAGCCACGTGGCTTCGGCATGATCCTCACGGCCCTCGCCGGCTACGTCGGGCCGGGTCTCGTCGGGCTCGGGGCGGCGTTCATGCTGCGCCAGGGCTACGGGGTCGGGCTGCTGTGGCTGCTGATCCTCGTGCTCGCCCTCATGCTGCTGCAGATCCGCAACTGGTTC
This genomic interval carries:
- the msrB gene encoding peptide-methionine (R)-S-oxide reductase MsrB, with protein sequence MSYEVTKTDEQWRDELSPEEYQVLRQAGTERPGTGELLHENREGVFRCRACSAELFRSDTKFDAHCGWPSFFAPQDSDAVELIEDRTLGMVRTEVRCARCGSHLGHVFDDAPQTPTGERFCMNSISLTFEDGKTA
- a CDS encoding DEAD/DEAH box helicase, translated to MAAAPAAPLATSFDDFALPAPIISYLADNGIAAPFPIQSATLGDTLEGRDVLGRGRTGSGKTLAFSLPTVTRLAADGGRRRPARPRGLVMCPTRELANQINATMEPLAKLLGLKTTTIFGGVAQSRQVTALQGGVDIVIACPGRLEDLLGQGLLSLDDVEITVLDEADHMADLGFLPGVKRIMDRTPSKGQRLLFSATLDNGVDQLVKRYMDAPTSHSVDSADSHVSTMSHHIFEVADAAAKRDVIRELASGVDKRVLFTRTKHQAKKLAKQLTADGIPAVDLHGNLGQGARERNLEAFSSGAVKVLVATDIAARGIHVDEVSLVVHVDPPAEHKAYTHRSGRTARAGSGGDVVTIMLPEQRGDVRDLTRQAKINAQPRKVVPGDALVTDLIGEVADYVTPAPVQEQPQQRQGGGGGGRGRSGRGGSSAGGSGEARGGARGGSSRGGASAGGGRGGSSRGVTTYSTSTPSAGGGSGSGRRSSGGGQQAAAGSGASTGGGRSGASRGRRRAQG
- a CDS encoding TetR/AcrR family transcriptional regulator; protein product: MARQGRPRTFDEHDVLDAAMQVFWRHGYEASSIAQLRAATGLSAASLYGAFGSKEGLFERAVQHYVAGPGRVSDLVGDPTLDPLDALGQMLHGTVEMQSDPAHPGGCLVTLSATVGAGGDDDVAARRAVAARRAQDRAGVEACLRRGRDGGSVRADIDVEVSAVLVHSFVLGVSTQLLDGVPPAALHAAADLLLDGLRRT
- a CDS encoding M50 family metallopeptidase, with the translated sequence MSILSEIWSRATEQLPAPDQSVVWVTAAVALAIVCFRPTWRLSRHVVTIAHEGAHAVAALVTGRRLSGIRLHSDTSGLTLSYGKPRGFGMILTALAGYVGPGLVGLGAAFMLRQGYGVGLLWLLILVLALMLLQIRNWFGLLSILVSAVVLVGVSWYASTEWQLAVAYLVTWFLLIGAPRPVLELQAQRRRGKARTSDADMLAGLTPFPGLFWVGVFLVVTVGALVLGSWWIGLWSIETLPRL
- a CDS encoding MFS transporter translates to MTAPAPEPATYRQPEVEHRLPVLALALMALSGFIIIVTETLPAGLLPQLAEDFEVSDGTAGQLITTYALGTVVAAIPTIAMTRGAPRKPLLVVGMLGFLVSNTLTALAPTLALALAVRFVAGAFSGLVWGMLAGYARRVAAPEHAGRAVAIAMAGTPVALSVGTPLGAWLGSAVGWRWSFAAVSALTVVVVLLVLAHVPDAPGQRAGSRLPLGRVLVIPGVAVVLGVVFTWMLAHNLLYSYIAPYLEGAGVGLRPDLVLLVFGVSALVGIGVTGSLVDRALRGLALASTATFVVAGALLLALPGSPLATVVAVVLWGVAFGGSATQLQTAVGDAAGESVDVANAMLTTAFNLAIFGGGALGALLVDGRGPAALPVAMVGLSAVALLVVALGRTHAFPRR